DNA sequence from the Sulfurimonas sp. HSL3-7 genome:
GTTCACTGTCATAGTTATTGAAAAGATACATCTGTATATAGGTAGAGTTCATATACTCATTGTCGAGCACCACAAATCGCTGCATGTCTTCCAGGTAGATGACAGAGAGACGTGACATAGGGGTAATGGTCTGTCTCTGGATATTGGGCTTGCCGCTTTGGTCGTAGTTGATACGGATAAACTGCCCTAGAGGCACCTTTTGGTCGCCGATCTGCAACTTCCCTTCATATTTCATCAGGGCGATGCCATTGCCAAGTTGCAGGACTGTGCCGCTGTCCCGGAACTGCCGGGTCGAGTAGAAAAACGGTTTTGACAGCGGTTGGCCTGTTTTGAGATCCAGGTTGGAAAAGAGTTTGACCGTCGGTAGGATGTCCAGCATACGCATCGGCAGATAGAGATAGATATCGCGGCTTTGCTGCGGCAGTGTTACATCACCGTAGCGGAGATTCTCAAGGTAGGCACTGACATCGACCTGATCCTCCTTTTTGTTTTTGAAGAGGGTATTGGTGACAAGATCGTAGTTGGAACCGACGTAGGCTTCGACAGCTAGACGTGAGAGCCGTGCAGCTTCCAGGGGCGATGTAGAGAGCAGTATCTCGGAGACGATAAAGTTGTCGTTATTGTGCTTGCCACCGTCAATCAGCGTATTCTTGTTGCCGTAGTACCAGATTGGATAGCCATAATCCCACCATGTGATCACGTAATCTTTGGATGAGGATTTGGCTTTGAAATTGTCGAGGATCTGGACCTCTTGTTTCGTAAAGACGGTTGGCACTTTGTAGCCGATGATGTGGGTGATGTTGGGATAGATCATCGCCGCTGTCAATACAGTAAGTACGGGGTAATATAACTTTTTTTCGTTCGTGTATCGGGCAAAGACATGGAAGAGATATATCGCACTGATCGCGGCAACCGGTACGGCATAGACGGTGAAACGCAAGCCTCCCATTAACGAGAAAAGTCCGATGCCTATAAGCGGAAGGGCCAGGATAAACTCTTTATGGCGGAGCACTAATACGATGTAGCCGGCCAATGCGGCAAAGACCCCGATTACCGAACCTGATATGCGGTTTGCCATAGTGTCAAACGGGATGAGTCCTGCCTCCCGGACCGTCTGTGAGACCTGGAAAAAGTGCAGGCCACTGCTCTCGACACCGCGGTTGAAGTAGAGCGAGATTTTCATCCAGATAAGATCAAAGACATGGCCGGTATAGAGAAAGAGAAAGACGGTGATGATGGAACCGTTAAGCGAAAGGTTGGCACTTATAAGTTCTCTTTTGATTGCGACGAAGAGAGCGATGATAATGGCAAACTGGGCCCAGGCATTGATATCCATTAGTCCCACAGAGATCAGGAGTATGGAGTGGTAGGTAAACGCATCTCTGCGGTGAAAAACCACCATATAAACCATATAGATGATTCCTATAGCATAGACAACGGCGCGTCCCTGGTCATAGAGAAAGGGATAGATCAGAAAGGAAAGGGCACTCAGAAGTGCAAATATTGTCTTTTCCGTTTTGATCGTCGCGAGTAGAAAATAGAGGATGAACATCGGTGCCATGGCAGAGAACATGTCTGTGTCGTAGTAACCGATCATCGTGCGGTTGTAATAGCTCCATGCGATAGAGCCTAACAGTGCTGCAAAAAAGCCGACGGCGGGCATGCCGAAAAGACGGCCGATCAGAATAATAGGTATGATGACCAGACTTGAGACGACAGCCGGCATGTAGAGGATGACGGAATCAAGAGAAAAGGGCATGATCTTGGCAATATAAGCGCTTAAGGTGATAGCTGCTGTACGATAAAGCTCGGGCACACGCGGATTGTATTGGAGTGTGCCTTCGAGCCACTTCTGGGCGCCCGATGCAAAATAGTAGCCGTCATTGGTATTGATCATCAGTTGGTCGTTCCAGATGAACTGCGGATTGCCCTGAAACTGATAGACCCAGATCATTCGAACTAGAAAACTGAATAGATAGGCAAAGAAGATAAAAAGCAGGATCGGTTTTGTGTCAGTTTTTTCTTGCATATTGAACGTCCCTTTATTAGTCACGATATTATAGTGGATTTAACGAAAATACTTATAAACTACCTGTTTTATAACACTAGGAGCCATAAAAAGCAGGTAGTGTGTCAAGGCATAGAGGTAGCCTTTTATGCCGAAGTTGAAACGCCGGGTCGCATCAAACTTGATCTTCATCACCTCGATCGCCCGGGCTCTGTTCTTCCGGCGGGAGTAGAAGGCATTATTTGTACGGACATAGACCAGTACCTCCTGGAGGTTGTGAAATCTGGCCCCCTTGTCAAAGGCCTCTACCCATAAACGGAAGTCCTCGTTTCGGCTGTTTTCGTCATAGTGCCCAAAACGTCGAAAAAAGCTTGTCCGGAAGGCAACAGTGACATGGGCCATTGGGTTGCGTTTGACCATATGGCTCAAGATATCGTCATGATATTCCGGATAGCTGATCCGCTGTCTTGCACCGGTATCCGTATTGAACTCCTCGATCCAGCCGCCGAGAATATCGGTCTCGGGATGCGTTTTAAAATAGTCAAGCTGCTGCTCTATCCGTTTTGGTACCGCAATATCGTCAGCGTCCATCCGGAAGATAAAGGCATATTCCTGCTGCAGTGCAAACTCAACCAGTTCGTTGAGCGAGTATGCCAGTCCCATGTTCTGTTCCCTTTTCCCAAGGTGCGTTATCTTTTTCTGGCGGTAGAGGGCGTCAAGGTAGGCATCAAGTTCGGGATCGACTCTGCCGTCTTCCTGCACCAAAATATCAAACTCTTTTCTGCTCTGTACAAAGAGGGATTGGAACATCTCTTTGACGACAGGAAGCGTATCGTTTTTATAGACGGAGACGATCATGGCAGCGTTTCTCGGACGTGTTTCGTTAAGCATTGTCAGCCTTTATATGCCAGCTCTCTCTGGCGAGGATGGCCTGAACGGTCTCAAGCGGGACCGGTGCATTCCCGAAATAATCAGCAGGCAGAAGATAGGCCAGGATATAGGCTCTCAACCGCTTTTGATCAAAATTTTTATAGATGGCATCGCCAAAGACCGTGATCTCTTTCTCTTCAATAAGGGCCTGAAGCCCGACGGTACTGTTATTGACGACAACCAGTGCTGCTTTGCGGATCAGCTCAGTTGTGGCATTGCCCGCAATTACAAACGACTCTTTTTGGCTCAGGTCTAAGATACAGTCGATCTCATTCCTGTCGCTCTCTGCGGGATGGATCTTGACGATCAGCTGCCACCCTTTTTCCCGGCTGATGCGGAGTGCCTGACGGATAAGATCGGAATTGGAGTAGCGGCTGAAGAGTTTTACCTGCGAATCGTCCGAGACCTGCAGCGGTACAAAAATGAAAGGGCGCTCAAGTGTTTGCACAGCAAAGGTGTGGGCGTGAAATCTGTTCAGAACCCGGTTTAAGGCGAGTTTGAGAATATGGCGGCGGTCTTCTTTCACACAGCCAAACAAATAGCCAAGGGTGTCAATAAGGGCATGCCATGGGATACTGGAACGGTTGGCCGCCTGTTTCGGAAGATGCTCAGTTTGGAGATATCCTCCCAGCCACGCCTGATAAGCCGCTTCGTTAACAGGCGATCGGTCGAGTATTTCGGGGTGGCTGCAAAGATAAGAGCCCCCGCTCGTCCCCTGGACATCGACAAAGATGCGTTCTCCCAGGTTCGAGATCTCGAAATAGCGTGTCTGTATATGGTGAAGATGTGCAAAAGCAGAGAGCGTTTTTGCGACTGTCGTCGTCCCGTTCCAGATAAAGAGGTACTTTATGGCCGACTTTTTATGCAGTGCTGAGAGCTTTGCAAAGATAGAACTGTAGATTTCGGCGGCATCGCTGAGTGCGTGATAGCCGTTCATGACACTCAACGAATGTTGTAGATCAGCTTTGATTTCGGCGTGGCACGCTGGAGAGTTCTTAAGCAGATGGACCTCGAAGCCCGCCGATTTTGCAAGCAGAAAGACGGAGAGCTTTGCTGTAATTAGCAAAGGACGGCAGCCAAGCTGAACAAGTGGAGGGAGCATTCGTTTAAAAAAACGGTAACGCTCCATGACATCAATATAAAGCACAACAGTTTGGTTTTTCAAGCGCCCCTCTTATCGTTTGATCTTAAGTAAATTGAGCAGCGTCCTGCCCGTCATATTGAGAGCAAACCGTTTAAGAGCGAACAGTATTCCGACGTTTTTGGCATTGGAATCGAACAGCTCTATCTGATACTTCAGCATGTTTGAGCCTTTTCCGCCTTCACGAAAGTTGGCGACGACCTTGTCGATGAAGTGTGTTGCAACGCCGCTTTTTATCACTCTTACGATCAAATCTCTGTCGGCTGCAAGCTGGTATTGCGTATTGAAGGGGAACTGTTTGTGCAGAGAGAGGTTGATAAAACAGGTCTGATGGTGAATGTTCTTGCCGTACTCGTCAAAGGTGCTATACCTGATGACGCTCTCTTTTGTCTCTTCATCAATAATACGTATATTGGCGGTGATGAAATCGGCTTCTGTCTTGACGATCGCGTCGGCTACCGCTTCCAGCGCATCTGGTTCATACCAGTCGTCGGCGTTCATAAAGGCGACATAATCCCCGGTGGCGCAGGCGAGCCCTTTGTTCATCGCATCGTAAATACCTTTGTCCGGCTCACTGACCCAGTAGTCGATCTTCTCCTCATACCGTTTGATGATGTCGAGGGTTCCGTCGGTTGAGCCGCCGTCGATGATGATATATTCAACATTGACATAGGTCTGATTGATGACACTTCGGATGGTCTCTTCAAGATGTTTCTCTCCGTTGTAGACAACGGTGATAACAGTGATTCGAGGTTTCTTTTCAGGCTTACCGCTCATTAAGAGATTCCTTGTACAGTGCTATATATTTCTGCGCTACAACAACACTGTCAAATTCTTTGGCTATCTTCGCTTCAGCATTTTTGGAGAGTTCGTCATAGTCTGGTGTATTGAGGACCCATTCGATCCCATGTGTAAGATCATCGGTATCAAGGGGTATGGCCAGGTAGCCATTCTTCCGATGCTCTATCATATCACTATTGCCGCCGACATCAAAAGCGACAACCGGGGTGGCACAGGCGAGACTTTCCATAATGACATTGGAAAGGTTCTCCTGCAGACTGGGGACGACCATCACATCACATGCGCTATAGAGTGTAGAGAGTGCGACGTCGTCATCCAGATGCCCGATATAATGTGCTCTGAAGTCAAACTCCGGAGTGTGTTGAGGTTCACTGTTGCCGAATATGACCAATTCTATATTATTGGCGGAGAGGTTGTGCAAAGCCTGCTTGAGCTCTATAAATCCCTTGTTTATATCACCTGCCGGGGCCATTGCCCCAAAAAGTACCAGTTTTTTATCTTTTGGCAGGTTCCAGTGTTCTCTTGCCTGCGCTCTGTCGGAGGGCATGAATGTCTTGGTATCGATTGGGTTTGGCAGGTTTGTCACGCGCTTGTCTTTGAACAGAGTGCTTTCTTTTGCACAACTTTCCAGCCATCTGCTCAGGGCTACAATCGTCATGTGCGGCATGCGTGAAAATGTTTTCTCTTTCCTTGTAAAAACATACCGGCTCAGATCGTTCTCGCTGTTGCTTCCAAGTCTTGGACAGGCACCGCAATGTTCCTTATACTTCTCGCACTCCCATTTGACATGGCAACCACCGGTAAAAGCCCAGTTGTCATGAAGCGACCAGACAATCGGAGCTTTAATACGGGCCAACTCTTCTATTCTGATCATCCCGAAGCCTATCCAGTGCAGATGTACGAGGTCCGGATTGATTTTATTGATATGATCGACTACATTTGAAAAGGGGAGCCATGCGGGGGTGAAGAGTGTTTTTGTCCGGTGTCTATAAAATCTGATGGGAAACTGGTCCAATACACGACGGACTTTATTGATGAGTCTTTGCCGCTTTGTTTTTGACCCGAAAACGGTAGTGTCGTCGCTTATCTTGTTCTGCACCAACATCCGGCTGTTTATCTTGGCATCCAGTAATGCTCTGTGCAGTCTGTACGCTGCTTTTGCAGCGCCACCTTGAAGATCGGATGTATTTACGATGAGTATTTTCATTTTTTCTTGTATATCGCTATGACAGTATGCCCGTTTGGAAGGAGTTCATCTTTTAATCCTTTGACCAGTACTTTTGAAAAGAGTTCTGCTGCCCTTGCGACAAGTTTGCGTACCAGTGAGTCATCCAGGACTTTTGTCTTCAAGAGAGCGGTCTGTATAAATGTACTCAGGCACCATTGCTTGTGGACCTTCTGAACTTTTTCATGATGGATATCTATGACCTCTAAATTGTATTGTTCGGCAATGAATTTCAAGGTCGTATCACTCCATCTTGTAACATGATGCGGCGGCATGTTCAGGATGCCGTTCGTCACATACTTCAAGAAAGAGTCTTCACTCGGTACGGCAATAATCAACTTGCCGCCTTTTGTCAAGGCTTTGATCTGAGATTCAATAAAACATTTGGGATCCGACACATGCTCCAGGACCTGGAAGCTGACAACGACATCAAATGTGCCCGGATGCTTGTCTGCAAAGTCCTGTATCATCTCATTTTCTATCTTGATACCGTTTTGTGCCGCGATCTCTTTTGCTTTTTTGCTAAAGTCCAGGCCCGTATAGTCATTGGTCGGAAGATGTTTAGCAAATGCCCCTTTACCGCTTCCTATTTCAAGGACTCTGTCGGTGGGGGTTATCTGTTTTATCGCCTCTTTAAACTCCTCCTTTTCATCCATATAATACCATTCAAATCGCTGAAGGGCATTATAAAAAGTTTCGTCACCGGTTAACAATGGCGCGTAATATCGTAGTCGGCAGTTTTGGCATTCGCAATATTTCAGATCCTGATCCAATAAATGGGTAAAGTCCGTACCTGTAAGTTGTCTGTAGCGTTGTACCAACTTATTATGATCGATCAGTTCCAGCTCTATTACTTTTTCATTCAAACAAAGTGGGCAGCTCATATTATCCCTTTGGCGTATTTTATTGCTTTGTACACAGCTCTTTTGAATAGCGAAGGCTTTAAGCGTTTGTAGTATCTTTCCAAAGCGGCGGTGTTTTCTCTTTTGATCGATATTTCGGAAGGGAAATCATTATCACAAGTCACGGCAAGTGTGACATCATAGTCACAACTTCCGGCACAATGGGTGCCACTGTCGTCGTGCCCGATGTTTTGGACAAATGACTTTTTGGGATGCAGGGAGAGGCCTCCGTTAAAATAAGAAGAGGCATACCAAAAAATTGCCCAGGTATTGATCTTGTGTTGATGATTCAAAACGATATGCGAATAATAATCGTAGGTATTGTTTATATTGAACTCTTTTACAGTCTTTTTGTCAAACTTCTCCAGGAAGTATGCTGTGTCTTTTTTAAAATAGGCCCATCTGTCAGTCCAGGTCGCCCAACCCCAGCATGTTGTAGGCTGAATAAAAAAGTGGTGCTCGATCTTTTCCAGGGGCGGGGTATAGCCGCTTATATGCCAGACTTTTTTCTCATCTTTGTAGAACTTCAAAGCTTCGTTCATAAACTGCAGAAAACAGGGGCTCGTAACCAGATCGTCCTCAAGTACAATAATCGTGCCGTATTGTTTTACGATCTTTGTCACACCGTCGATGATAGAGTCTGCGAGTCCCCAGTTTTTATCACGTTCTATAATGGTTACTTTTTTAAAGCCGTCTATCGTTTTAATATAGTCTCTGACCTCTTTCACGCTCTTTTGCGCATCTTCATTCTTCGGGGCATCACTGTATATAAACAGTTCGCTCCGGGCGGCTAACGTATTCTTCTGCAATGCTTCCACGGTTTGTCGTGTGTGCCAGAGACGGTTATAGACAAAAAGAACGATTGGCGCTAAAGGCATCATATTGTCAGATCTTTTTTGCATCTAAGATGATTGATGTGTAGTTTAATTGGCCATTTCTGTTGCGCTGGTCGTACTGTTTTGATCGATGGATCATCCCCTCTTCAGCACACCATTTTTTGGCGTGAAAATTGTGCTCTTCGTCAAAATATTCCAGCAGTTCCGTCTGAAAACCCGCCTGTTCGAACAGGTCTGCAAGTGTCTTATAGGTATAGAGTACTTTATGATCATCGGATCCCGAGCCCGAACCGCCGGCTTTTACCTCGTCGATGTAGTGATGATTGGGATGCAGACCATCCGGAACAGCTATGCGGATATAGCCTCCCGGTTTCAGGTAGGAGTAACAGTTTTTCGCAGCGGCAATCCCTTCTTCAACCGTCAGGTGCTCCCAGACATGTTCGGCGAGAATAGCATCGATACTGTTGTGACGGAAAAAACTGTGCCAGTGGCTTTTGTTGAGGATATTCAAGTACTCGATGTCGGTCGGAATCCAGTTCCTCTCATAGACAGAGGATGCACCGATCACAATTTTAATGCCTCCCGGTGTTTTCAACTCTTTTTTAAGCCTTTGGGTCCCCTTGTATGACCTGACCCGCTTAGCAATACGAAAATAAGCCGAATTGACCAGAGGTGTTTTTCTGAGAAGATGTTTCATTATAAGCCTAATACATTATCATCCCGGTAAAAAACCGTTGTGCATTTTTTGAAAAAAACAGCGGGGGCGATACCCCAGAAATCTATCCGTCTGAAGCCCTGATCCTTCAGGAAATCAAGCCCCTCCCTGTATGCATCCCTTTCGGAATCGTCAAGAACGATGACCCCGTTGCTGCCAAGAGCCTGTAGAGCGTTTTTGATACAGTTGACCCTCTCACGTCCATCGACAATTACAATATCAAATTCAGTCTTCAGGTTCGTTGCAAATTTGGCATACTTGCTGTCATCGTTTATTGCCTGATAGTTTAGGGAGACATTGTCCGGCATGGTATGTGAAATCTTATCATACCAGAATCTGTCATGCTCCACCGACACAACTGTCTTGACCCTGCCTGCGTACCATAACGTGGAGTTGCCCGAACCAAACTCAAAAATCCGCATCGTGCTGTTCAACCGCGCTTCGATAAAATCGATAAAGGGATATGTAACCCAGGGGAGCGGTCGGCCTCTGCCGTCCACCGGCATTTTGCGGATAAAAGAGTCAACCCAGCCGATATCTTTCAGATAGCCCTGTATGCTCATGGAACAGGTGAGTTTGGTCAGGCTCGGGTGCTGCAGCAGCGTTAAGACCTTACTGATCTTTGTAAGCAAAAAATTTCCTTATGTTGAGGGTATTGAGCTTCATATAAAAAACGGCTCGTGTCTTTGGATTAAAAAAATCGAATAGAAATCCAGCCACACCGTAACTGATAAGCGTTGCATATGCCGCCCCGATGATACCGAACTCTTTGATAAGAAGCAGGTTTAAAATGATGTTTGTCAGCATACCGTAAAAAGTCCGGTAAAAGGCTAGTTTCTGAAGCTCTTCAACGATAAACCACTTGCTGCTGGCAACACCCAGAAAGACAAATACTCCGGTCCAAATATGAACGATCAGAACCGAAGCGGATGGATGGAAAGGGCTCCCGTATAGCATGTCGATCAGCCAATCCGAGAAAAATGACATCGGCAATGCAATGGCTATCGCGATCCAGACCATCAGGTCAAACAGCTTCTGAAGTCTCGCATAATAGAGCGTTTCGCTCTGTTTTTTGGCATGGATAACGGCCGGAAAGATCGAAGCTGCGATCACCGTCGGTATAAAGTACCAGGCTTCGCTTATCCGGACAGCAGCGGCATATTGTCCGACAGCTTCATTTCCCAACATCGTTTTGATCATCACCTGATCGACTTTTGTATAGACTGCGACAACGATACCGCTAAGTATTAAAGGCCAGCTCTCTTTCAAAAGGGTGACCGCAACACCGCTGTTGAATGTCCATTGTCCAACGGATAGATGGTTAAGCCTATAGATATAGATGAATCCAAGCGCCAAAACAATACTGTCAAACAAGACGACAAAGGCGAACGCGATCAGTGGGGCCGCTTTGAGTATCAATACTATTTTGACAATGGAGGATACGCTCAGGGAGATGATGTTGGCATAAACAACATATCTGCTTAATACCCTGCTTTGAAAGTAAATGTCAATGACATTGAAACTTTGAAAAAGCATGGCAGAGGCGATGATGAAGATTAGCGTAGCGGTATAGGTGTCGATCGATACGAGGTTGATCGCAAGCGCCAAAAAGAGCAGAACAAGCACGCCCCCGATGATCTTGAGCAAAAAGGCGGTACCCAAAAGGAGGTCCCGCTGTGTCTCGTCTTTGACAAGTTTGCGGACAATGATGTTGTCAAGGCCCAGGGCAGCTACAGCGCTGAAAAGACCCACAAAGGCTCCAGCATAAGAGAGCAACCCGAACTGCTCGGGTCCGAGATACCTGGCGATCCAGACTCCGATTAAAAGCCCGGCGGCCATCCGAAGGATTTTTTCTCCAAAAAGCCATGAAGTGTTCTTGAAGTATTTCATAAAACCTTGATGGCTTTTGAGGGCTTTAAGTTTTGCAATCATGGTTACGATACTTGTCGCTGATTCAATTTGATCGGTCTCTTTTTATTCTAAAGTATGTCTGAGTGAAGATTATTTGTCTATACATTAGGTTTTCGAATAATCTTTTATATTTTAGCGTAATAAAAATAATGACTTTAGGCTTTAATCTGTTATGGATAGCTCAGAACTGCTGCTTCAAGATCAACCGCACATAGGTTGTATTATCTTTACCTGCATAGTCGATCTTCTCCCAGCGCAGGTAGGCGGAGGTGTTGACACTGAAATTCTGACGGAGGTGGGCGTAGGTGGAAAAGAAATCGCCGTCGGGGAGATCTGCATAACGGGTCTTTGTCAGCCAGATCGCCAGTTCGGTCGTGCCGAAACTGTACGGGTGGAGGAGGTTATAGGCGCTCTTTAGCGACCAGGTTTCGGGGCGGTTGTTCTTGCGGCCGTTGGCGACCATGGAGGAGGTGTAGACTTTGCTCAGACCACCGTAACCGTTGTTGATGCCGCTCTGGCCCCTGTTCTTCGAGTAGCTCAACTGCAGGTCGAGCCCGGCGTAATCCATGCTGGCCTTGTAAGCGGCCAGGTCGACATCGTCGCCGCCGATGGCACTGGAGGTATCGGCATTCGAATCGATGCCGCCGTTGGTATAGGTCCTGATGTATTGGATGCCGAAGCAGACCAGGGCGGTGTCAAAAAGCAGCCGCCGGTATTCGTACTGCAGGTAGAGCGAGTCATAGAGGTTTGGTGCAAGGTAGTAGTAGACCTGAAGCCAGTTTGCATCGTTGAGGTAGTAGCTTCCCCCGATGAAATAGAGACCGTGTACAATGGGGCCGCTCGCGCTTTCCTTGCGGTAGACCGCAGAGGTGTTGCTTCGGATAGCGTTGATCGCGGCAGCGATAAGGGTGAGTTCATTGACCCGGTTGTAGGTGATGCTGGCACCTGTTGCACCCCACGGGACGATGCGGGTCGGGTCCTCGTTGAAGAGCGGGGTGTTGAAGGTCTGTGCGCCGAGACGGAAATAGGTAGTCGGGTTCTGATAGTAGAGATTGCCCTGTGACAGGGTGTTGAGGTGCAGCGAGGGCTTGTCGTTGTTAAAGAGCAGAAGCCGTTCGGGGTTTTTCGTGTTGCCGAGTGCATGCGAACCGCTGTATTCGAGTTCCATTCCAAAACGGTAGAAAAGGTGTGATTTGTAGCCCAGACTGCCGCCGAGTGCCGTTGCATAGGCGTCATTGACCTGCCCGGGCTGATCGATAATGTAGGTGTAGAGTTGCAGGTCCCCGCGGAAGTTTCTCCGGTCGGTCAGTGATTTCTCATCGGCAGTATCTGCCCAGAGAGAAAGGGGTATGAGAAAAAGGAAAAGAGTTCTAGACCACATCGAAATATTCGGCCCGTTTTAGGATCCGTTCGGCCCACGGACTCTGCGTTTTCGCCTCGCCCATCCTGCCGCCCAGGTTCATGACCCCATCTTTTCGTGAAAGGAGGGCCTTGGCTTCGCGGAGCTCATCTTCAGTGACGCGGTAGAGCTCGTTCATCGGCGCAATCTGGCGGGGGTGGATGATGGTCTTGGAGACGAACCCGTTTTCGAGCTCTTCTTTGATCTCCTCCTCGAACCCGGTCTTGTCGGAGAAGTCCGGAAAGACCGGGGCACTGATGTCGAAACCGTACGGTTTGAAGGTCGCCAGGATATTGGCGATCACCTGGGACGGGACGAGCATATCGTAGAGCGACTTTCCGATCACGCGTCTGAGGCCGAGCTGGCGAAGCATGTCTTCGGCGCCGAAACGGATACAGACGATCTGTTCCCGGTAGGGGAGCAGCATCTCGCGCAGTTTTTGAAGCTTTTGCGTGTCAAAGAGCTCTTCGCTTTCGATGGAGGGCATGAAGAAATGAGTAAAGGGTGAAACGGAAAGGGGGAAGAGTGAAAGGTACTCTTCCGCATTGCCCATGCCAAATTTTGGGAGGATGAAACCGTCGATCTTCTCAATATGCTTTTGCACCAAAAAAGTTTCAAGCATCGCCGTGTCTTGCGGGCGGATAAATCTGAGGAGCTTATTCTCTTTAATACCGGCAAGTGTACCGGGCAGATTATTGAGTGCATCCGGCCGATCTGTTTCGGCAAGGCCGTCTTCAAAGTCGATGACCACCGAACGAAGATCGGGGTACTTTTCGCCCGAGAGTATCGTTTCAAGGTCTTTATGCGAGGCGGGGACAAAGAGGGTCCCGCCGAGTGCAATGGCAGGAAGAGGTTTCGGGGTGGCCATGGGCGATCTTTAAAGTCGTTACACTGAATTTTTGGATGGGGTTAGCATAAAGTCTTTTGTGTAAAATTACGCTTATTAAAGGTCGCAGAATGAGAATAATAGCTATTTTACTAACCACAGGGCTAGCCCTTTTGGCGGAAGAGAACGGTGTCAAAGAGGGGATCGAGACAGGGATCGGGAAGTATCGAAGCGACTCCTGCGACAATGCCAGAGAGAAGGTCCGTGCCAAGTACGAGATCATCAAAATGGACCCGGGGTGCCGCTGTTTTATCAACGACGCGCACCGCTGGGAATGCGACATCGAGTTCACCTACAAAAAAGAGAAGTAGCTTCAGCGTATCTTGCTCCAAATGAAGGCTCTCCACGCAGAAGAGCCAACAGCTCACTACAGCGAACAACTAAATTGTGAGTCGTGCAGCAGTGCGCTTTCGGTCTGAGTTTGGCACGAACTACTTCTCTTTGTCCTTATTTGGGATGTGTTTGACATCAAGGTCACGGCCGGTGCGAGCCGTCGCAGTAGGGAAGCTCTTTTGAACGCCCACAGCGGCAGAGGAGAACCTCTTCGGGCCTGTCAAGCGTGAACTTGATCGGTTTACCGCCCTTTTTGACATGGGTGCCGTCGCAGTAGGGAAAAGTGTCGGCGTGGCCGCAGGTGCAGTAGGCGTATTTGAAACCGGCCTCGAGGCTGGCTTTCAGCGGTTCATTGATAAAGTGTGTTTTCTCGGGCATAGTACTCTCCTTAGCGCAAAAGCGGAACAATCTCTCCATTGTAACAGAATGCCGTGCGCCAATAATGCGATATTTTACTATAATACGCTCATGAGTCGCATCGATAACCACAACTACTACACCACCGCCATAACACGTCACGGCAACAGCGCCCGGGGGGTACACTGGAACTCGCAGCATACGCAATACAAGCGTTTTGAGATCCTGCTTGGCATGCTCGGTGACCTTGAGTCATTTGAGGTCGTCGATGCCGGCTGCGGGTTTGCCGAGCTTTACCGCTACATGCAGGCGCAGGAGA
Encoded proteins:
- a CDS encoding STT3 domain-containing protein, producing MQEKTDTKPILLFIFFAYLFSFLVRMIWVYQFQGNPQFIWNDQLMINTNDGYYFASGAQKWLEGTLQYNPRVPELYRTAAITLSAYIAKIMPFSLDSVILYMPAVVSSLVIIPIILIGRLFGMPAVGFFAALLGSIAWSYYNRTMIGYYDTDMFSAMAPMFILYFLLATIKTEKTIFALLSALSFLIYPFLYDQGRAVVYAIGIIYMVYMVVFHRRDAFTYHSILLISVGLMDINAWAQFAIIIALFVAIKRELISANLSLNGSIITVFLFLYTGHVFDLIWMKISLYFNRGVESSGLHFFQVSQTVREAGLIPFDTMANRISGSVIGVFAALAGYIVLVLRHKEFILALPLIGIGLFSLMGGLRFTVYAVPVAAISAIYLFHVFARYTNEKKLYYPVLTVLTAAMIYPNITHIIGYKVPTVFTKQEVQILDNFKAKSSSKDYVITWWDYGYPIWYYGNKNTLIDGGKHNNDNFIVSEILLSTSPLEAARLSRLAVEAYVGSNYDLVTNTLFKNKKEDQVDVSAYLENLRYGDVTLPQQSRDIYLYLPMRMLDILPTVKLFSNLDLKTGQPLSKPFFYSTRQFRDSGTVLQLGNGIALMKYEGKLQIGDQKVPLGQFIRINYDQSGKPNIQRQTITPMSRLSVIYLEDMQRFVVLDNEYMNSTYIQMYLFNNYDSELFEPVILDPLTKIYRLKI
- a CDS encoding glycosyltransferase, which translates into the protein MLNETRPRNAAMIVSVYKNDTLPVVKEMFQSLFVQSRKEFDILVQEDGRVDPELDAYLDALYRQKKITHLGKREQNMGLAYSLNELVEFALQQEYAFIFRMDADDIAVPKRIEQQLDYFKTHPETDILGGWIEEFNTDTGARQRISYPEYHDDILSHMVKRNPMAHVTVAFRTSFFRRFGHYDENSRNEDFRLWVEAFDKGARFHNLQEVLVYVRTNNAFYSRRKNRARAIEVMKIKFDATRRFNFGIKGYLYALTHYLLFMAPSVIKQVVYKYFR
- a CDS encoding glycosyltransferase family 2 protein → MSGKPEKKPRITVITVVYNGEKHLEETIRSVINQTYVNVEYIIIDGGSTDGTLDIIKRYEEKIDYWVSEPDKGIYDAMNKGLACATGDYVAFMNADDWYEPDALEAVADAIVKTEADFITANIRIIDEETKESVIRYSTFDEYGKNIHHQTCFINLSLHKQFPFNTQYQLAADRDLIVRVIKSGVATHFIDKVVANFREGGKGSNMLKYQIELFDSNAKNVGILFALKRFALNMTGRTLLNLLKIKR
- a CDS encoding glycosyltransferase family 4 protein, yielding MKILIVNTSDLQGGAAKAAYRLHRALLDAKINSRMLVQNKISDDTTVFGSKTKRQRLINKVRRVLDQFPIRFYRHRTKTLFTPAWLPFSNVVDHINKINPDLVHLHWIGFGMIRIEELARIKAPIVWSLHDNWAFTGGCHVKWECEKYKEHCGACPRLGSNSENDLSRYVFTRKEKTFSRMPHMTIVALSRWLESCAKESTLFKDKRVTNLPNPIDTKTFMPSDRAQAREHWNLPKDKKLVLFGAMAPAGDINKGFIELKQALHNLSANNIELVIFGNSEPQHTPEFDFRAHYIGHLDDDVALSTLYSACDVMVVPSLQENLSNVIMESLACATPVVAFDVGGNSDMIEHRKNGYLAIPLDTDDLTHGIEWVLNTPDYDELSKNAEAKIAKEFDSVVVAQKYIALYKESLNER
- a CDS encoding class I SAM-dependent methyltransferase — its product is MSCPLCLNEKVIELELIDHNKLVQRYRQLTGTDFTHLLDQDLKYCECQNCRLRYYAPLLTGDETFYNALQRFEWYYMDEKEEFKEAIKQITPTDRVLEIGSGKGAFAKHLPTNDYTGLDFSKKAKEIAAQNGIKIENEMIQDFADKHPGTFDVVVSFQVLEHVSDPKCFIESQIKALTKGGKLIIAVPSEDSFLKYVTNGILNMPPHHVTRWSDTTLKFIAEQYNLEVIDIHHEKVQKVHKQWCLSTFIQTALLKTKVLDDSLVRKLVARAAELFSKVLVKGLKDELLPNGHTVIAIYKKK